From Anopheles arabiensis isolate DONGOLA chromosome 3, AaraD3, whole genome shotgun sequence, a single genomic window includes:
- the LOC120902117 gene encoding protein germ cell-less, with protein MGNVLNKLGSVSQSVRGRKRKREDESADESGDGSDLLDKSLQTPKRKKLVSTAKYIYQALFKEERNSDITVHALGKQWHLHKVYLSQSPYFASMFNGSWREADEDYVHIEIIDPKITIESLYSVFGSLYMDEVVLEPKVIVSTLATATLFQLDSLIDRCAEVMVETTNAETAVLYYEAACEYGVKMVKQSTFGWLLVNLLSFYHRAPKWLRLISFELMEQLVSSADLYVVQTEFTVYTLLRYWMALKLFPDESTTDGVEHPKERYFAERTSSVPFLATPEGVPYERVFRALRLHNLLNHHVDIRVLRQDNIIPIEWLHKPLMQQWTNVLTIDQSLDKPIACEDRVFLESCIRCGRILNENVLHKWRWTGFHFGLDLLLSSDTRSLRIRRHHRTENERLLSLRVARQFLVRVSLASLNELRQIKHQQTSPILSISLEKNEETQLVVFDRELTFPLLVSVNMMLVAPPEEAIAAAAASGKGAESKEREQAMAAAAATTPQASERSPNQSVEGTGGNGPVESLDGGSSASSSNRMLANES; from the exons ATGGGCAACGTGCTGAACAAGCTGGGCAGCGTGTCGCAATCGGTGCGCGGCCGGAAACGCAAGCGCGAAGACGAAAGCGCAGACGAGAGTGGTGATGGAAGTGATCTGCTGGATAAATCACTGCAAACACCGAAACG GAAAAAGCTAGTTTCCACGGCAAAGTACATCTATCAGGCCCTGTTCAAGGAGGAACGCAACTCAGACATTACGGTGCACGCGCTCGGGAAGCAGTGGCACCTGCACAAGGTGTACCTGAGCCAGAGCCCGTACTTTGCCAGCATGTTCAATGGGTCGTGGCGCGAGGCGGACGAGGACTACGTGCATATCGAGATTATTGATCCGAAAATAACGATCGAATCGCTGTACTCGGTGTTTGGGTCGCTGTACATGGATGAGGTCGTGCTGGAACCGAAGGTGATTGTGTCTACGCTGGCAACGGCCACCCTGTTTCAGCTGGACAGTCTGATCGATCGGTGTGCGGAGGTGATGGTGGAAACGACAAATGCGGAG ACCGCAGTCCTCTACTACGAAGCTGCCTGCGAGTACGGCGTGAAGATGGTCAAACAGTCCACGTTCGGCTGGTTGCTGGTGAATCTGCTCAGCTTCTATCACCGTGCCCCGAAATGGCTCCGGCTAATCAGCTTCGAACTGATGGAACAACTCGTCTCCAGTGCCGACCTGTACGTGGTCCAAACCGAGTTCACCGTCTACACGCTGCTCCGCTACTGGATGGCGCTAAAACTCTTCCCCGACGAATCAACAACGGACGGCGTGGAACACCCGAAAGAACGATACTTTGCCGAACGCACCAGCTCCGTACCGTTCCTGGCCACCCCCGAGGGCGTCCCGTACGAACGTGTCTTCCGCGCGCTGCGACTGCACAACCTCCTGAACCATCACGTCGACATTCGCGTCCTGCGGCAGGACAACATCATTCCGATCGAATGGCTCCACAAGCCGCTAATGCAGCAGTGGACGAACGTGCTAACGATTGACCAGTCGCTGGACAAACCGATCGCCTGCGAGGATCGCGTCTTCCTCGAATCGTGCATCCGGTGCGGCCGCATACTGAACGAGAACGTGCTGCACAAGTGGCGCTGGACCGGGTTCCACTTTGGGCTGGATCTGCTGCTCTCGTCCGACACGCGCTCGCTGCGCATCCGCCGCCACCATCGGACGGAGAACGAGCGGCTGCTAAGCTTGCGGGTGGCGCGCCAGTTTCTGGTGCGCGTTTCGCTTGCCTCGCTGAACGAGCTGCGCCAGATCAAGCACCAGCAAACGTCCCCGATCCTGTCGATATCGCTCGAGAAGAACGAGGAAACGCAGCTGGTGGTGTTCGATCGGGAGCTCACCTTTCCGCTGCTGGTGTCCGTCAACATGATGCTGGTGGCACCGCCGGAAGAGGCGATAGCTGCTGCCGCAGCCAGTGGGAAGGGTGCGGAATCGAAGGAAAGGGAAcaagcaatggcagcagcagcagcaacgacaccACAAGCGAGTGAACGTTCGCCGAATCAATCGGTAGAGGGGACCGGTGGCAATGGGCCGGTGGAATCACTTGACGGTGGTTCGTCTGCCTCGTCCTCGAATCGGATGCTCGCCAACGAGTCCTGA